The Aedes aegypti strain LVP_AGWG chromosome 1, AaegL5.0 Primary Assembly, whole genome shotgun sequence sequence TATAGTACCTTTCTCAATCCCTACACaacggtcatggaataattcacaaagtaattcCTATGGCAGTATtgtatttgatgagtgctcttacGGACTCACAGTATGCTTTAATATGCCGATTTGAAATGGTTAGCGGCTAAAGTGTACTTTGTTCAAACTTATCTTTTTTCAGTGTGAGCGTggtactggtgcactgatggtaatagaatattagaaaatcctcaaaaacagACGTCGGGTACGCACAAGTTAAGAATGTTACCTATAAGTTGCCAGCAAATTTTTCGAAatgtaaatagttttttgactcaatgttttttcatttcaactttttcaGAGCCATTAGCCTAGATGCCACAAATCCCGTGTTTTACTGTAACCGTGCTGCGGCATACAGCCGGCTGGGAGACTACCAAGCTGCCGCGGACGATTGCCGTATGTCCCTGCGATACGATCCGAACTACAGCAAAGCTTATGGTCGCCTTGGATTGGCCTATTCAAAGATGAACAAGCACGAACAGGCCCTGGATGCGTACCAGAATGCCCTCCGGATCGAACCGGATAACCAGGACTACAAAAATAACATGGGCGTCACACAGCAGCGACTGGAAGAACTCAGATCGGCACCGGGTGGTGCAGCTGGTGCTGGAGGTTTGCCAAACCTGGGAGCCGGTGGTCTTGGTAATTATGATTTTGCTGCAGCCCTGAATAACCCAGCACTAGTCAATATGGCCACCAGGATGATGAGCGATCCCTCGATCCAAAACATGTAAGATTCATATTTGATTATGTAGATATAGTAAAGAACAACGTGGGcgcttccatgattcactttggcataggAGATTTTCTCGGTCGAATCGTCTGAAAGTTTGCATTGCAAGCTCCTTCAACACAACGCATAATATGggcaaatatgagctcagtataAATACCATTCCAATCGCTCCTATGAGTTCAGTAGGTTTCCAAAAAAAACCcgtgccgaagtgaatcaaaaatacCAACAATAGGATCCGGTACCTTATTGGTTCTTCTCTAATTTCCAGGCTCGGTCAGCTCAGTGGCATGCAAAATGTGGATGCGCTCATGGAAACTGGACGACAGCTGGCAATGCAGATGACCAGCCAAAATCCGGATGTCTTTGCCAACGTGATCCGCCAGATGGAACAATCTGGAGTTGTTCCGCCAGGAAGCACTCCAGGGGCCAATCAGAACGGTGGTGATGGCAATAATGATGGCCAACAGCAGCCTCCTTCAGCAGATTCTTAAATACCCTACACCTAGACGACGCGGACAAATGATTTGCGAGCATGGTGAAGGACGCGAATCATATTAGAAGAATAGAGCGGGCGAAACCCTTCCAAAATGTAACGATTTATTGCAATTAGGCACTACGTTTTCTAAGTGTGCGTTTGTAGGAGCTAATCTTTTATGTTGAAACAGTAGAAATAGTTATTTACGACCCTCGGTAGCACATCGGATAATTTTGTGTTTCCAATAATATTTGTTCAGTTTATCGGTGCAACAATAACttgtttcaatttgaaaataaaaataaaataatccaaaacctattttaccaattttttttttgtctttatgTGAATTTTTACTCTATCCCagttcttctggatattttttgaAGCAAAACCTAAAGAACTTCTACAGCAAAACTTGTAGATGTTCTAAGCTATACTGTTGTGAGCATTCATAGAAGTATTTATATACTTCGTATTCTTGGCCGTCCTCAGCCACGGCTACAAAGGGGTGTCTAGGtccgattcccgatcggtccaggatcttttcgtattagaaatttccttgacttccatgggcatagagtatcctcGTACTTGCCACAGTTAAATGAGCTTATTCTACGTCACTACACTCGAGTCGAGTATTATCAGTGATACTATATCGTATACCGATAATACTCACCTCACGAAACTCGTAGAATAAAACCAgagactgtggaagtgctcataagaacactaagctgagaagcaaccAGGAAATTGCAGTATATTGCAGGTCAATTATTATGTCTTAAGTctattttatagtttgggagtTGTTATGCTTCTCTAGCTCATGGTctgtaaaactagctcagacatatttattttcaaaattattcatttgaatacgatttattggCGCTCTACGGAATttaaatcaaggtgttcggaatgtGAGAATGAACACAGTGCTCGGCAATGGCCACACGACCCATTACTCCCAATCGTGTCTTCAGATGCTGAAACTGCTGAAAGAAATTATTATACATTAATATCTcgattggggcccagatagccgtagcggtaaacgcgcagctattcagcaagaccaagctgagggtcgtgggttcgaatcccaccagtcgaggatcttttggggttggaaatcttctcgacttcccaggacatagagtatcttcatacctgccaccagtgctggaaaagttcgcatcacgagtatataccaacgcataacataCATCACAGACTCAGGAattggctaggtgtgagtaagtccgcacccgtctgctcgggagaacatggcaaaagaagtagcaacaagctcgggagcgtttactcgcgagtaaccgtgCAAGGTGTGAttcattatggttttgacagacaaattaattgtataaccatcatatcgacagtaaactactagtttgtagtcaaaagcccttggaaaccataaatctcggagattttttcccaaaagcacaatatgactctgaacagcttcaAATACGTTCGTGAATcactttttgattcagttactcgggagctgacagatgcgagtaaaccagcgctttgacgctcgggagcgtttggttttgtttttgttccagttcagaagaaatgttcgcaactttccatcactgcctgccacacgatatacgcatgcaaaaatggtcattggcattgtaagctctcagttaataactgtggaagtgctcataagaacactaagctgagaaggaggctctgtcccagtggggaagaatatctcgattatatcacggtTTGATTCATTCTCGCGCCATTTTATCATTCTCGTTTTAAGCATGGTTTGCATTTAGATTTTATCACGCATTATAAAACAACTCTCGTCTGCGTCCAGTATTAGAAATTACATTATaagaaagatatttttttttttattgaaatacattttaaaactCAATTGCAAAATTCGTATTCATAATTAATTTTAATAGTTTGTGCATATCAGTGCAcaggtaatcaaattcctcaagggacGCCTCTGGTCTCAGTAATTGCGAAAAGATAATACTGAAACTGAGTAGAAATAGGTGGTGACactcttattttaatatggtttttactttgccgtaggggcccagatagccgtagcggtaaacgcgcagctattcagcaagaccaagctgagggtcgtgggttcgaatcccaccggtcgaggatcttttcgagttggaaattttctcgacttcccagggcatagagtatcttcgtacctgccacacgatatacgcatgcaaaaatggtcattggcatagtaagctctcagttaataactgtggaagtgctcataagaacaccaagctgagaagcaggctatgtctcagtggggacgtaacgccagaaagaagaagaagggtccggagaggctggccatttgtctgcaccggctgataggcacaatctgggaaacagaacagctaccggacaactggaaggaaggggtaatgtGTCAttgtcccatctacaagaaaggcgacaagttatattgtgagaactttctGTGGTGATTACCACCCTTTAAAATGTTACAAAGATAACAATCAGAATACCTGTATGTGTGAAATGTACTTTTATACGAAAGTGATTGAATAAAAGGAACCGACGAGCTGGTTCTCGTTCTCTTTACTCAGCAAACACCTAACTTTTTACATCCTTATACTTACTGCAGAAACGTCCCAGTATTTACAGATTTCTCATATATAGGATATaaaactttcgagcgatcaccattctaaatcaGTTGACAGTTGCCCTTCGTGCGCGACAGACGTATTCACTCGTATCCCAAAGTTCTCGAAGctgtaacaaaattcaagatgtcTTCTTATCGGAAAAATACTCTTGTAGTGGACTTCAGTGTTTTACCGAAGCGTCCCCCAACGAATCAGGTGGAGGAGTTCCTCAGGAATATCGTTAAAATCGATATGACCGATATTAGGAGCATCCAACTCCACACTCTACGGAACTGTGTGTATATTGAAATGTACAACGCAGGCTTGCTCCTTCGCTTGGCGAAACAGCATCATCTGAAATACTCAATCGGGTATAATGGAGTGagatacagtcgggtctcctattaaacgcattcctataacgtgcactcctattacgctcactcctataagacacaccaggacgttataggagacccagggcttatgggatttcatcactttgggggtgtcgttgaatatctcgtatgctaAAAAagatagtacagtactgtcttcggcgaagtttcagtactaagtacgatctacccttaggagttgaggatcatcattttagttgagaacttggccggtaggggcgctttttctgatttgcactatatgaatcatgagggataagaatgcaaaattttgtaatatatgatatctctgaatcctgatgttttggaaggttagtgtcttcggaagagttgttcagtagctcaagggctgacatgtagTGGTCATTctaatacggaattacgccaccaggcggcgctagtgggcatggaatttttgttttgcggatagctcagtagtctgaccacttagaaagatggcgtcttcggcaaagttgctcagtatcacaagggctaacattatttgagccgaaagtttcgaaattttgccactaggcggcgctagtgagcaaggaatttttatttcgtggatagctcagtagtctgaccacttagaaagttggcgtcttcggcaaagttgctctgtatcacaagggctaacattatttgagccgaaagtttcgctagcgccacctagtggcaaaatttcgaaactttcggctcaaataatgttagcccttgtgatacagagcaactttgccgaagacgccaactttcgaAGTGGTCAGACtattgagctatccacgaaataaaaattccttgctcactagcgccgccttgtggcaacatttcgaaactttcggctcaaataatgttagcccttgtgatactgagcaactttgccgaagacgccatctttgtaAGTGGTcgggcaactgagctatgcgccaaacaaaaattctttgctcactagcgccgcctagtggcaaaatttcgaaactttcggctcaaataatgttagcccttgtgatactgagcaactttgccgaagacgccatctttctaagtggtcaggcaactgagctatgcgcaaaacaaaaattacttgctcactagcgccgcctagtggcaaaatttcgaaacttttggctcaaataatgttagaccttgtgatacagagcaactttgccgaagacgccaactttctaagtggtcagactactgagttatgcgcaaaacaaaaattccatgcctactagcgccgcctggtggcgtaattccgtattagaatgaccaccacatgtcagtccttgagctactgaacaactcttccgaagacaccaaccttccaaaacatcaggattcagagatatcatatgttacaaaattttgcattcttatccctcatggttcatatagtgcaaatcagaaaaagcgcccctaccggccaagttctcaactaaaaggatgatcctcaactcctaaaggtagatcgtacttagtactgaaacttcgccgaagacagtactgtactatctcttttggcatacgagatattcaacgacacccccaaagtgatgaaatcccataagccctgggtctcctataacgtagattcctattacgccccccaaccatgtgtctaataggagacctgactgtactaCATCCCAATATACGTAGATGGCCCAACAACCACAATCAGGATACACGATCTATCACTACAGATATCGAGCACAACTATATCCGACTACTTGCAACAATACGGCAAAGTCATCTCCATCAGCAATGAAGTTTGGAGAAATTATTTTGCAGGAATGCCAAACGGAGTGAGATTGGTGCGTATGCGAATGAAGAAGCCGGTGCCGACAtacatatcttcttctttctggcgttacgtcccaactgggacaaagcctgcttctcagattagtgttcttacgagcgcttccacagttattaactgagagctttctttgccgattgaccatttttgcatgtgtatatcgtgtggcaggtacgaagatactctatgccctgggaatcgagaaaatttcctttacgaaaagtccctcgatcagcgggattcgaacccacgaccctcagcatggtcatgctgaatagttgcgcgcttaccgctacggctatctgggccgacATACATATATCACTATCGACAACCAACCCTCGCTCGTTACATACACAAAAGCGTTAAGCCTAGAACACCACCAGACAATAAGAAAGATGAGCAAAACCAACAGCAACACAGCTCTGTGTCTACCATTAGCCAAGTAAACCACGATAACAACCAATCGATAGGCGAAGGGGTGCATCAAATCGACGCAGACGATGGCGATGAAGACGACGATCACGACGACGACGGCAACAGCAATGATAGTGCAGATAACGAATTGCAAACCACCACGAAGCGGCGACTGTCAACCCGAACGTCAAGCGATGAGAACGAGCGCATAGTATGGTAGCTGGAACAGAAAAAGAACGAAAAGAGCCATTCGAATCTTCAGATCCAGAAAatgtaaaaacataaataataattgaattgtCTGTAGgtagaataattaataattgaatttgttaaTAGAATAACTAATTAATAGACATGAATTGTATTGTTAATCTTAATCAAATAGGACACGAATGCACCAcactggtgtaaagtgtcgataataaacaaacaaacaacaaacacaaaccattctaaatgtggcctacaaagtattatccagatcatcttccgtcgtctgtcacctgtagtaaacgagttcgtggaaagttatcaagccggcttcgttgacggccgatcgacaacggaccagatctttactgtacggcaaatcctctaaaaatgtcgtgaataccaggtcccaacgcatcactttttcatcgatttcaaggcggcataggacagtatcgaccgcgtagagcaatggaaaatcatggacgagaacagctttcccgagaagctcacgagactgataagagcgacgatggaaggtgtgcaaaattatttgaaggtttcaggcgaacactccagttttttttagatcccaccggggactacgacaaggtgatggactttcgtgcatgttgttcaatattgcgctagaaggtgttatgcggagagccggggtacgatttttacgagatccagaaaatttgtttgcttcgcggatgatataaacatcgtcggccgaacatttgaaaaggtggcagacctgtacacccgcctgaaacgcgaggcagcaaaagttggacaggtggtgaatgcgaccaagacaaagtacatgctagctggtggggtcgagcgcgacagggctcgcctaggtagcagtgttacgatagacgggggtacgttcgaggtggtcgacgagttcgtctaccttggatccttgctgacggctgacaataacgttagccgtgaaatacggagacgcatcatcagtggaagtcgggcctactatggcctccagaagaagctgtggtcaaaaaagattcacgcccgcaccaaatgtaccatgtacaaaacgctcatatgccggtagtcctctacgggcatgaaacgtagacgatgctcgaggaggacctgcaagcacttggagtcttcgaacgtcgagtGCTTAGGGCGATCTTCGGcgatgtgtggcggcgaaggatgaatcacgagctcgcccaactctacggcgaacccagtgtGCAGAAGGTGGCctaagctggaaggatacgatgggcagggcatgctgcaagaatgccggacagcaaccctgcaaagatggtattcgcttcggatccggttgctACAAGacggcgtggagcgcagcgagcttggtgggcggatcaagtgtgtTCCCCCTTGATCGGTTTCTCGTTATTGTTAGAAGAGTTTCCAAGCGCGCTTTGTTTCACGGTCGTTAACTGTTGCTACATCTCTCGTGGTTGATTAGTGTGCTGTAGAAACAGAATGACTGAAACAGTAATCAATACCGTACAGTTTCGCTTTCCGGCGGGTAATCCACAACCATCATGGGTGGAAGTGGCAACCTTCCTAAAGCAGCTGGACACGGACTTGATGTCAATGGAAACCGCGTATAAAACAGCACAAGACCGTTCGCTGTTCATCAAATTTACGTCCAAAGAGGCTATGACGGAATAATAGCGCAAAAATTTGAATCCACGGCAATTCGTTTATGGGAACGGAAAATCAGTGGCAGTGAGGATGTCGACCGCGGGTGCAAATATGCAATACGTCCGTGTGTGCGATCTGCCACCTGAACTGCCGGACGATAATTTGTCGCTGGTGCTCGGACAGTTTGGTACGATTGAGCATGTGGTATGAGAAAAGTTTCCGCCGAACCTGGGCCTCGATCACATGTACACAGGAGTGCGTGGAGTGTACATGGACGTGAAAACGAATATCCCACCATCAATTGATATTGGTAATAGGAAAGGGAGGATTTTCTACGATGGCCTGAAGGACACTTGCTTTCTATGTCGAGGGGGACACCGCAAGGACTCTTGCCCACAGCGgcaaaatcgaaacaaaaaggATAAAAGGAAACTTGGAAACTCTGGATCCTGTTCATATGCTGACGTCGTGTCTGGGGAAGCAAGAACATCAGAAGCGTTAGAAATTTCGGAAGCATTGGAGGAGGACATAATCGAAGTACTTGAAGAAGAGGATGAAGAAGAAGAGTACATCCACCAGCCCACGGAAGCATTAGAGGAGGAATCGGTTGCGCAATCCGCATGTGACACAGAAGCTGATTCGGAAAGGAGCGACGGCGGAAAGAAAGCATGGAAAAATTGGAAGAGGTGGCCAAAGCAATCCACGAGGCGATGTTAAACTCAAAAGCAGCCCAACGGCAGCCCGAGTTTGCGGCTTCACGTTCTGGTACAGGTTCCAGTACAGGTGCCGGGCCAAAAACAAAGGTCGCTCGCAAGACCCGCTATTGataaatttgtatgattttttttagaataacgAATTGTTCGACAAGTCAATCGGCTTCGTAGAGTTTTTAGAAAACAATTGAGCCTTCCAAATAAACGATTAGAAAaataagcttttgatcttctaaCAGATTTTCAGGCTagccatgttttatgctataccaatatggactagcagGAAGAAAACTCTACAgagaattcaaataaaaattttgaaaatgattctgatgcttcctccctggtatagtactaatgagttacatacaatatccaatgttgtaattttggaacaaatgtcaaataaaataattgataattttagacaaaaaccgTTGCAATTTTCTATTGTCACGAATAATgctttatatatttaggttaagttaattgaaagcgtttctcttataagcatgtAGTAGGTGAAATCGactcatctgtaaaaaaaaatctgaactgctacggcaaatgaaatgtatatgttg is a genomic window containing:
- the LOC5578686 gene encoding small glutamine-rich tetratricopeptide repeat-containing protein beta, whose product is MSDIEAKFFVRSFIRFLNGQLEQPNFSSDSRESLEVAIQCLENVYEIGQEAEGDNSQENPLNHIDLFEVYRSTFTNVTPERKQEAENLKNEGNRLMKEEKYQEALNTYSKAISLDATNPVFYCNRAAAYSRLGDYQAAADDCRMSLRYDPNYSKAYGRLGLAYSKMNKHEQALDAYQNALRIEPDNQDYKNNMGVTQQRLEELRSAPGGAAGAGGLPNLGAGGLGNYDFAAALNNPALVNMATRMMSDPSIQNMLGQLSGMQNVDALMETGRQLAMQMTSQNPDVFANVIRQMEQSGVVPPGSTPGANQNGGDGNNDGQQQPPSADS